A single Mercenaria mercenaria strain notata unplaced genomic scaffold, MADL_Memer_1 contig_739, whole genome shotgun sequence DNA region contains:
- the LOC128554782 gene encoding LOW QUALITY PROTEIN: uncharacterized protein LOC128554782 (The sequence of the model RefSeq protein was modified relative to this genomic sequence to represent the inferred CDS: inserted 1 base in 1 codon; substituted 1 base at 1 genomic stop codon): MEARNKQGELYKKSTVVSYRYGLQRHLEMHRTVDKVDITKDDEFATANNAFESVGKELKRQGKAAIEHHPSISDNDLQKVYDYLMSHDSAIYLQYKVFLDIMLHFGRRGRENLACLTRKDFAVTTDEEGLRYVYMTRDFATQNHQDDNQKFSDGRIICNCIYNILDSERCPVKSFVKYLRRLNPLCTALFXRQVPIGGSXFDNVKVGHNKLGTFMSIISKEAGLSRVYRNHSCRATTVHVLDEANIHSRHIMTITGHRSETSLKTYTGKTSNSLPNI; this comes from the exons ATGGAGGCCAGAAACAAGCAAGGGGAATTGTACAAGAAATCGACCGTCGTATCGTACAGATACGGTTTACAGCGCCACCTAGAAATGCACAGAACAGTTGATAAAGTGGACATTACTAAAGATGATGAGTTTGCGACAGCAAACAATGCATTCGAATCTGTTGGAAAGGAGTTGAAGCGCCAGGGAAAGGCAGCCATTGAACACCATCCATCTATATCTGATAATGACTTACAGAAGGTGTATGATTACCTCATGAGTCACGATAGTGCTATATATCTCCAGTATAAG GTCTTCCTTGACATCATGCTCCATTTTGGAAGGCGAGGACGAGAAAATCTGGCATGTCTCACACGAAAAGACTTTGCTGTCACCACAGACGAAGAAGGCCTGCGATACGTATATATGACAAGGGATTTTGCGACCCAAAATCACCAAGATGATAATCAGAAATTTTCAGATGGAAGGAT CATATGTAACTGTATTTACAACATTTTAGACAGTGAAAGATGTCCAGTGAAGTCCTTTGTCAAGTACCTAAGGCGCCTCAACCCACTCTGCACAGCCCTGT CAAGGCAAGTACCAATCGGAGGCAGCTAATTTGACAATGTCAAAGTGGGACACAACAA ACTCGGAACCTTCATGAGTATTATCAGTAAGGAAGCAGGTTTGTCGAGAGTATATAGGAATCACTCGTGCCGGGCAACTACAGTACATGTTCTGGATGAGGCTAACATTCATTCTCGGCATATTATGACAATAACAGGACACAGGAgtgaaacatctttaaaaacataCACTGGAAAAACCAGCAATTCTCTACCAAATATATGA
- the LOC128554783 gene encoding tyrosine-protein phosphatase 10D-like — protein PQVPYGITVSEIGTTSCAISWKINGPKPGKTNFTVMLMADSPATSKEFTVTGFDIRYYLAEGLEEYWSYNVTVTAVTNVGAKTSNRVHFRTRPTAPGKVSDLKITEAPRGVYTWMQISWRAPAVLFWNSIIKEYGLDISTSDRNATTQSLSHENDENHDYTVVVNVVPEETYTFKVYATNSLDMKGEVSTVVKQAPAGVPVNIEDTLQVDIISLHQMKNVEDRQFTVTLVEDFFEESTNGQIQASGLIACAKDCNFEGIKTLADFNTMDNWQDASQRGYTLYRVTNPAWMDKLQTQCTCGRSKRVVTNVEYTVGSDECSNTPQKQYCNGPLKSGTSYKLVAVSCTNGGCLLSQVYGPFVTAAKEQSDDGRNCSTESIIIGVVLGFTNLLLLVYAGYTTLIIRRNRVDKDGLKMSTSNKYDRKSQTYVNESFMVGVAGAGGSVDLETFSNAAPGRESENEYSRLDENTREDRTTYDIIQRCL, from the exons CTCCGCAGGTACCGTATGGTATAACAGTGAGCGAGATAGGAACAACATCATGTGCAATATCTTGGAAAATAAATGGACCAAAACCTGGAAAGACGAACTTCACAGTAATGTTGATGGCTGACTCTCCTGCAACGTCCAAGGAATTCACAGTAACAG GTTTTGACATAAGATATTACCTGGCAGAAGGTCTAGAAGAATATTGGAGCTACAATGTAACTGTGACAGCCGTTACAAATGTTGGCGCTAAAACATCTAACCGAGTACATTTCAGAACTCGTCCAACAG CACCAGGGAAAGTTTCTGACTTAAAGATAACAGAAGCACCACGAGGCGTATATACATGGATGCAGATTTCCTGGAGAGCACCTGCAGTTCTATTTTGGAATAGTATTATTAAAGAATACGGTTTAGATATCAGTACATCTGAT AGGAATGCAACGACACAGAGTTTGTCacatgaaaatgatgaaaatcatGACTATACAGTAGTTGTGAACGTAGTACCTGAAGAAACATACACATTTAAG GTGTATGCTACAAACAGTCTGGATATGAAGGGTGAAGTTTCCACTGTAGTGAAGCAAGCCCCAGCTGGAG TCCCAGTTAATATAGAAGACACGTTGCAAGTCGATATAATATCTTtgcatcaaatgaaaaatgttgaagATAGACAGTTCACTGTTACATTAGTGGAAGACTTTTTCGAGGAGTCAACAAACGGGCAAATACAAGCATCCGGGCTTATTGCATGTGCGAAGGACTGCAACTTCGAAG GCATTAAGACACTTGCAGACTTCAACACAATGGATAATTGGCAAGATGCATCACAAAGGGGTTACACGTTATATCGTGTAACCAATCCAGCATGGATGGATAAGTTGCAAACACAATGTACATGTG GTAGAAGTAAACGGGTTGTAACAAATGTTGAATATACTGTTGGTAGCGATGAATGTTCCAACACTCCTCAAAAGCAGTATTGTAATGGACCACTTAAATCTGGCACAAGTTACAA ACTTGTTGCTGTATCATGCACTAACGGTGGATGTCTTTTGAGTCAGGTGTATGGACCTTTTGTAACAGCCGCTAAag AACAATCTGACGATGGACGTAACTGTTCGACGGAGTCCATCATTATTGGCGTTGTACTTGGATTTACAAATCTTCTTCTACTCGTTTATGCGGGTTATACAACGTTAATAATCAGACGAAACAGAGTCGATAAAG atGGACTAAAAATGAGCACATCAAATAA ATATGATCGTAAAAGCCAAACATACGTGAATGAATCGTTCATGGTAGGAGTCGCAGGTGCCGGGGGAAGTGTAGACTTGGAAACATTTAGTAACGCTGCGCCTGGTAGAGAATCTGAGAATGAATATTCCAGACTTGACGAAAATACAAGGGAGGACAGAACAACTTATGATATTATTCAGAGATGTTTATAA